The following are from one region of the Chloracidobacterium sp. genome:
- a CDS encoding ABC transporter permease subunit produces the protein MFAQIAAISGNTFREAIRDRILYNLVLFVLLITACAILLGELTDGQEARTIVNIGLTAMLVFGTFIAIFVGVGLVSKEIEKRTVFAIFAKPVKRSVFIVGKYLGLCLTLLVNVLIMGFGVTLALVYVGGTSLVASIWPAIYLIFLELAIITAVAIVFSSFSSPSLSALLTFFVFVIGHLSSSLRDLGQAMGSAFARFVLDAIFFMMPNLSLFSFRTEAANGITPNNEMIFGGTAYAVVYILILITITIVIFSRRNFK, from the coding sequence ATGTTCGCTCAGATAGCAGCCATATCCGGCAATACGTTCCGCGAGGCGATCCGCGACCGCATCCTATACAACCTCGTTCTCTTCGTTCTGCTGATCACGGCCTGTGCCATACTGCTTGGTGAATTGACAGACGGACAAGAGGCTCGAACGATCGTCAACATCGGATTGACGGCCATGCTTGTATTCGGAACCTTCATTGCGATCTTCGTTGGTGTAGGGCTGGTTTCGAAAGAGATCGAAAAGCGGACGGTCTTCGCGATCTTTGCAAAACCAGTTAAGCGAAGCGTCTTTATCGTCGGAAAATACCTTGGTCTTTGTCTAACTCTATTGGTTAACGTTCTGATAATGGGATTTGGTGTCACGCTCGCTTTGGTATATGTCGGCGGCACATCGCTGGTAGCAAGTATTTGGCCGGCCATCTATCTGATCTTTCTCGAACTCGCCATAATAACTGCCGTCGCCATCGTCTTTTCGTCATTTTCGTCACCTTCGCTATCGGCGCTTTTGACCTTTTTTGTCTTCGTTATCGGGCATCTCAGCTCGTCGCTTCGCGATCTCGGACAAGCGATGGGCTCTGCATTCGCACGTTTCGTGCTGGACGCGATCTTTTTCATGATGCCGAACCTCTCGCTATTCAGTTTTCGAACCGAGGCCGCTAACGGCATAACGCCGAACAACGAAATGATCTTTGGCGGCACAGCATACGCCGTCGTCTATATCCTGATCCTGATCACAATTACCATTGTCATTTTCAGTCGGCGAAACTTTAAATGA
- a CDS encoding ABC transporter ATP-binding protein has protein sequence MDHIVEIDHLSKNYETGFWTKKHVRALDDLSLSIAPGQIFGFLGGNGAGKTTTIKILMGLLFPTSGTARILGRDISDTAMHSHIGYCPENPYFYDYLTAYELMDYFGRLLGLAPAARKQKTEELLTKVGVEERSWNKQLRKFSKGMLQRVGLAQSLINEPEIVFMDEPMSGLDPVGRREIRELIAGLRDHGTTVFMSTHILSDVEALCSEVAILRNGRLAATGRLSDLMVESEGARAFEIIAGGIATDVIAGAAAGLPGSRVFSKPNGTCIEILGEDQIGAAIDVVRNAGGRIISVNPVKQSLEELFVEKSSNASEDRPVS, from the coding sequence ATGGACCACATTGTCGAGATCGACCATCTGTCAAAGAACTACGAGACCGGATTCTGGACAAAGAAACACGTCCGAGCTCTCGACGACCTTTCGTTGAGTATTGCTCCGGGCCAGATCTTCGGCTTTCTCGGCGGCAATGGCGCCGGTAAGACGACGACGATCAAGATTCTCATGGGTCTCTTGTTCCCGACATCCGGCACCGCCAGGATCCTCGGTCGCGACATATCGGATACCGCGATGCACTCGCATATCGGCTATTGCCCCGAGAACCCATATTTTTACGACTACCTGACAGCCTACGAGCTGATGGATTATTTTGGCCGCCTGCTTGGGCTCGCACCGGCAGCACGAAAGCAGAAGACCGAAGAACTTTTGACCAAGGTCGGAGTGGAAGAAAGGAGTTGGAACAAGCAGCTTAGAAAATTCTCGAAAGGAATGCTGCAGCGGGTCGGGCTTGCGCAGTCGCTTATCAACGAGCCTGAGATCGTATTCATGGATGAGCCGATGAGCGGTCTTGACCCCGTCGGCCGGCGCGAGATACGCGAGCTTATTGCCGGGCTACGCGACCACGGAACGACCGTCTTTATGTCGACGCACATCCTTTCTGACGTCGAGGCGCTTTGCAGCGAAGTTGCGATCCTCCGAAACGGTCGTTTGGCCGCTACCGGACGTCTGAGTGATCTAATGGTAGAAAGCGAGGGTGCCCGAGCATTCGAAATTATTGCCGGCGGAATAGCCACGGACGTGATCGCAGGTGCAGCAGCCGGGTTGCCAGGTTCGCGCGTTTTCTCAAAACCGAATGGAACTTGTATCGAGATTCTAGGCGAGGATCAGATCGGTGCGGCGATAGATGTCGTTCGCAATGCCGGCGGACGGATCATTTCCGTAAATCCGGTAAAACAATCGCTTGAAGAGCTGTTTGTCGAGAAAAGCAGCAATGCTTCCGAAGATCGCCCGGTGAGCTAG